The following proteins come from a genomic window of Ilumatobacter coccineus YM16-304:
- a CDS encoding LacI family DNA-binding transcriptional regulator: protein MPATAVPPVTLDDVARVSGVSRAAASRALNGRDGVRDDVRQRVQHVAESLGYRPNRAAKTLASGRTSVIGLVMPSDELRVDPYGASLVQAVANAANRHDEGLMLLLAQKEPSRAVADTIRDGLIDGVVVSAIAIGTRWVEELIDAQIPTMLIGAHPDRPDVHRVEVENHDAIVSVVEHLVEQGYERIAHVHGPLHRVDAQERLAGFRAAHDKLGRAIDESLIVAGDYTRTTARRVGAELLEHRPDAIVAANDETAIGIMTAVERAGLSMPDDVAVTGFDGTAALDVLDPTLTTLRQPFDEMCELAVASLVSILAGDDVPTLQVVHPTLQVAASSLRIGGSPP from the coding sequence ATGCCGGCCACTGCCGTGCCGCCCGTGACGCTCGACGACGTGGCACGCGTCAGCGGGGTGTCGCGAGCCGCTGCCTCCCGTGCGCTCAACGGACGCGACGGCGTTCGTGACGACGTTCGTCAGCGGGTGCAGCACGTCGCCGAGTCGCTCGGCTACCGACCCAACCGCGCCGCCAAGACCCTCGCCAGCGGGCGCACCTCGGTCATCGGGCTGGTCATGCCGTCCGACGAACTCCGCGTCGACCCGTACGGCGCATCGCTCGTGCAGGCGGTGGCCAACGCCGCCAACCGCCACGACGAAGGCCTGATGCTCCTGCTCGCGCAGAAGGAGCCGAGCCGAGCCGTGGCCGACACGATCCGCGACGGTTTGATCGACGGTGTCGTCGTGAGCGCCATCGCCATCGGTACTCGCTGGGTCGAAGAACTCATTGACGCGCAGATCCCCACCATGCTCATCGGTGCGCACCCCGACCGCCCCGACGTGCATCGTGTCGAGGTCGAGAACCACGACGCGATCGTCAGCGTGGTCGAGCACCTCGTCGAGCAAGGGTACGAACGCATCGCCCACGTCCACGGCCCGCTGCATCGCGTCGACGCACAAGAACGCCTCGCCGGCTTCCGCGCCGCGCACGACAAGCTGGGGCGCGCGATCGACGAGTCGCTGATCGTCGCCGGTGACTACACCCGGACGACGGCTCGCCGAGTCGGTGCCGAACTGCTCGAGCATCGACCCGACGCGATCGTGGCCGCCAACGACGAGACCGCCATCGGCATCATGACCGCCGTCGAGCGGGCGGGGCTCTCGATGCCCGACGACGTGGCGGTGACCGGCTTCGACGGCACGGCGGCGCTCGACGTGCTCGACCCGACGCTCACCACCCTCCGACAACCCTTCGACGAGATGTGCGAACTGGCCGTGGCCTCGCTCGTCTCCATCCTCGCCGGCGACGACGTGCCGACGCTGCAGGTGGTTCATCCCACGCTGCAGGTCGCTGCCTCGTCACTGCGAATCGGCGGTTCGCCGCCATGA
- a CDS encoding GH1 family beta-glucosidase yields the protein MTTTPSRTHETASNDAHRHRRTDSTPGAELTFPAGFTWGSATSSFQIEGAHDADGKSESIWDRFCSVPGNIVDGSDGTVACDHYDRFRDDVALMARMGLQAYRFSIAWTRVIPDGTGQVNEAGLDFYDRLVDELLAAGITPMPTLYHWDLPQVLEDRGGWLSRDTASAFADYAGAVVRRLGDRVTTWTTLNEPFVSANHGYVTGEHAPGHTSVRDGFAASHHLLLGHGLAAQQIRSLAPDADLAIVLNFTPTEPASDDPADLAECAIREEVENRWYADPIGGYGYPVHTTEALGWDQSEVLDGDLELISQPIDLLGINYYTRQVVAAPTDGDDDRPKEFATTAMGWEIHPPSLGRLLRWLDSRYSFPKMMITENGCAMPDDARIDSAHGSQVDDLDRLDYVQRHLAQVHSAIDDGVPMVGYLVWSLFDNFEWAWGYTSRFGIVEVDFETQRRTPKRSADWFSGVVASNSIIDPGPEPESRAAQTGAAR from the coding sequence GTGACCACGACACCTTCACGTACGCACGAAACCGCTTCCAACGACGCGCATCGACACCGACGAACCGACTCGACCCCCGGCGCCGAGCTCACCTTCCCCGCCGGATTCACGTGGGGATCGGCGACCTCGTCGTTCCAGATCGAGGGCGCCCACGACGCCGACGGCAAGTCCGAGAGCATCTGGGATCGCTTCTGCTCGGTCCCCGGCAACATCGTCGACGGCAGCGACGGCACCGTCGCCTGTGACCACTACGACCGCTTCCGCGACGACGTCGCGCTCATGGCCCGAATGGGTCTCCAGGCCTACCGGTTCTCGATCGCGTGGACCCGCGTGATCCCCGACGGCACCGGCCAGGTGAACGAAGCCGGGCTCGACTTCTACGACCGACTGGTCGACGAGTTGCTCGCCGCCGGCATCACGCCCATGCCGACGCTCTACCACTGGGATCTTCCGCAGGTGCTCGAAGACCGCGGCGGCTGGCTGTCACGCGACACCGCGTCGGCCTTCGCCGACTACGCCGGCGCCGTCGTGCGTCGCCTCGGCGACCGCGTCACCACCTGGACCACGCTCAACGAACCGTTCGTGTCGGCGAACCACGGCTACGTCACCGGCGAGCACGCCCCGGGACACACGTCGGTGCGCGACGGCTTCGCTGCCTCGCACCATCTCCTGCTCGGCCACGGCCTGGCCGCGCAGCAGATCCGCTCGCTCGCCCCCGACGCCGACCTGGCGATCGTGCTCAACTTCACGCCGACCGAACCCGCCAGCGACGACCCGGCCGACCTTGCCGAGTGCGCGATCCGCGAAGAGGTCGAGAACCGCTGGTACGCCGACCCGATCGGCGGCTACGGCTACCCGGTGCACACGACCGAAGCGCTCGGCTGGGACCAGTCGGAGGTCCTCGACGGCGACCTCGAACTCATCTCGCAGCCGATCGACCTGCTCGGCATCAACTACTACACCCGCCAGGTCGTCGCCGCGCCGACCGACGGCGACGACGACCGGCCCAAGGAGTTCGCGACCACGGCGATGGGGTGGGAGATCCATCCCCCCTCGCTCGGCCGACTCCTGCGCTGGCTCGACTCGCGCTACTCGTTCCCGAAGATGATGATCACCGAGAACGGCTGCGCGATGCCCGACGACGCTCGCATCGACAGCGCGCACGGCAGCCAGGTCGACGACCTCGACCGACTCGACTACGTGCAGCGACATCTCGCGCAAGTGCACAGCGCGATCGACGACGGCGTGCCGATGGTCGGCTACCTCGTGTGGTCGCTGTTCGACAACTTCGAATGGGCGTGGGGCTACACCAGCCGCTTCGGCATCGTCGAGGTCGACTTCGAGACGCAGCGGCGCACCCCCAAGCGCAGCGCCGACTGGTTCTCGGGTGTGGTGGCCTCGAACTCGATCATCGACCCGGGCCCCGAACCCGAATCCAGGGCGGCACAGACGGGAGCGGCGCGATGA
- a CDS encoding ABC transporter ATP-binding protein — protein sequence MSSVTFSGVTKRFGTDVYAVRDLDLDVADGELLVVVGPSGCGKTTTLRMLAGLEDITAGEVKIGDQVVNDLSAKERDIAMVFQSYALYPHLTVGENLGYPLRLAKMPKQELRERVRTVAGQLQLDELLDRKPRQLSGGQRQRVAMGRAMVREPKVFLMDEPLSNLDAKLRVTMRSEVAELQHDLGTTMFYVTHDQVEAMTMGHRVALMRDGVLQQVAPPEELYRSPANTFVAGFIGSPPMNLVNARVATSDSGDRQLITGTAAFTIAGDTARPESALATIDERPVVAGFRPEHVRLDPAGTAGGAAATVRLVEMLGSEHLVHLNIDGMDLHGAPHDENAATSTRVLAKLHDDDTTVRLGDHVAVSIEARHVHLFDAATGERITDSTD from the coding sequence ATGAGCTCGGTCACGTTCAGCGGCGTCACCAAGCGGTTCGGTACCGACGTCTACGCCGTCCGAGACCTCGACCTCGACGTCGCCGACGGCGAACTCCTCGTGGTGGTCGGCCCGTCGGGCTGCGGCAAGACCACGACGCTGCGCATGCTGGCCGGGCTCGAAGACATCACGGCGGGCGAAGTCAAGATCGGCGACCAGGTCGTCAACGACCTGAGTGCGAAGGAACGCGACATCGCCATGGTGTTCCAGAGCTACGCGCTCTACCCGCACCTCACGGTCGGCGAGAACCTCGGCTACCCGCTCCGCCTCGCCAAGATGCCCAAGCAGGAACTGCGGGAGCGGGTGCGCACGGTCGCCGGCCAACTGCAACTCGACGAACTCCTCGACCGCAAGCCGCGCCAACTCTCGGGCGGCCAACGCCAGCGCGTCGCCATGGGCCGGGCGATGGTGCGCGAGCCGAAGGTGTTCCTCATGGACGAGCCGCTGTCGAACCTCGACGCCAAGCTGCGCGTCACGATGCGCTCCGAAGTGGCCGAACTCCAGCACGATCTCGGTACCACGATGTTCTACGTCACCCACGACCAGGTCGAGGCGATGACGATGGGACACCGCGTCGCGCTGATGCGTGACGGCGTGCTGCAACAGGTGGCGCCGCCCGAGGAGCTGTACCGGTCACCGGCCAACACGTTCGTCGCCGGGTTCATCGGCTCGCCGCCGATGAACCTCGTCAACGCGCGAGTCGCCACCTCCGACAGTGGCGACCGTCAGCTGATCACCGGCACCGCCGCATTCACCATCGCCGGCGACACCGCTCGACCGGAGTCGGCGCTCGCCACGATCGACGAGCGCCCGGTGGTGGCCGGCTTCCGGCCCGAACACGTGCGACTCGACCCGGCCGGCACGGCCGGTGGCGCAGCCGCCACCGTTCGCCTCGTCGAGATGCTCGGCTCCGAGCATCTCGTCCACCTCAACATCGACGGCATGGACCTCCACGGCGCCCCGCACGACGAGAACGCGGCCACGAGCACCCGCGTGCTCGCCAAGCTCCACGACGACGACACCACGGTCCGGCTCGGCGACCACGTCGCGGTCTCGATCGAGGCCCGCCACGTCCACCTCTTCGACGCCGCCACCGGCGAACGGATCACCGATTCGACCGACTGA
- a CDS encoding response regulator, whose product MHILLATDADWIVDEVTNALGGTGDTFTVCRDGRAVTDQIKERTPDLAIFDLQVGSMGGMAITMSLRLDESAGALPHVPVLMLVDRVADLHLARRCGAEGWLIKPLDSLRLKRATKAILAGEGYTEGLPADAAPVEPMIDTGDSTESESSESETVDAG is encoded by the coding sequence GTGCACATTCTTCTCGCCACGGACGCTGACTGGATCGTCGACGAGGTCACGAACGCGCTCGGCGGCACCGGTGACACGTTCACCGTGTGCCGCGATGGACGCGCGGTGACCGATCAAATCAAGGAGCGCACGCCCGATCTCGCCATCTTCGACCTGCAGGTCGGCTCGATGGGCGGCATGGCGATCACGATGTCGCTGCGCCTCGACGAATCGGCCGGAGCCCTCCCGCACGTGCCCGTGCTGATGCTCGTCGATCGCGTCGCCGACCTCCACCTCGCCCGTCGCTGCGGCGCCGAAGGCTGGCTCATCAAGCCGCTCGACTCGCTGCGCCTCAAGCGGGCCACGAAGGCGATCCTCGCCGGAGAGGGCTACACCGAAGGCCTTCCCGCCGACGCGGCACCGGTCGAACCGATGATCGACACCGGCGATTCCACAGAGTCCGAATCGTCGGAGTCAGAAACGGTCGACGCCGGATAG
- a CDS encoding AAA domain-containing protein: MSVTAAQVVRVLADLADTSGQRRSITSVDPDLMRWLPLSYTNLLRGESGRRSDGSGFDADDLARRIFKTAKLRGNDDEGVLRVGWLWLAGQHPEHGRILTPLVSLPVGADVVALAEPELSELITEPGDRLRLGAYVDLDPTWRDDAAITASPASFSDERVTGIPAWTRDASAAAGCATATVVAADRPAGEFQQSTDLVVVAGVALYVTPRGRRRPVTQAATLRSWANQPIDDTALGALYVDGTATPSTAHDPTPATASPFELNAAQRAAVDAVARQRVTVLSGPPGTGKSQTVAAVAFDQVRHGRSVLVVAPTNASVSALTALMEQTPGPDPVVFGSTAHRVQVANQLTEHSSNVHGDDEVERRTAVREQAFDDATRRRSAIAELLAAESAADIDPAELMLARVEAPGLFEQHTDLDRARDLALSAADAERRDRSWWCRRRARKDLERLHRLCRSSDDRALDTLTRHVELATARRRSAELQSSGGLDLAALWGSLSDATDRLRHANGALLHAVTHRRDRSDRRSQRAVAAVAAALRAGRERRRELLAEVDTSELLEPLPLWVSTLRDVDDLLPMRADMFDLVIIDEASHIDQISAAPALLRASSALVVGDPRQLRHVSFVAATRVDEALAAHALAGRPVAAQLDVQRNSLFDAAASVQPPMLLDEHYRSAPHLIDFSAQRFYDGKVGVATRHPRNERDDCIDVVDVDGRRDESGINVAEIDTIIDLLRTRELVGEQRSVGVITPFRAQADALETALRDEFDLSQIQQLDLRVGTVHGFQGCQRDTTYLSMCLDDDAPTGSRSFVDDPALFNVMVTRARHNVTVVSSLRSEFPDLFAAYLRHADAPTASGTTVAPDARSWSARVVTELRDAGIDVRTRYPVGRHEIDAVVGNGDRTLGLICGVHPDGPDAHVDRHLELSRLGWSIREVFASQWADELPTFAVELRASLL; encoded by the coding sequence ATGAGCGTCACCGCGGCGCAGGTCGTCCGAGTGCTCGCCGACCTCGCCGACACCTCCGGCCAGCGCCGCTCGATCACGTCGGTCGACCCCGACCTGATGCGTTGGCTCCCGCTGAGTTACACCAACCTCCTCCGTGGCGAGTCCGGGCGGCGATCCGACGGGAGCGGGTTCGACGCCGACGACCTCGCCCGCCGGATCTTCAAGACCGCCAAGCTCCGCGGCAACGACGACGAGGGGGTGCTGCGCGTCGGTTGGCTGTGGCTCGCCGGGCAACACCCCGAGCACGGCCGGATACTGACGCCGCTCGTGTCGCTGCCGGTCGGTGCTGACGTCGTCGCACTCGCCGAACCCGAACTGAGCGAACTCATCACCGAACCGGGCGACCGGCTCCGACTCGGTGCCTACGTCGATCTCGACCCGACGTGGCGCGACGACGCGGCGATCACGGCGTCCCCGGCATCGTTCTCGGACGAGCGCGTCACCGGGATTCCGGCGTGGACGCGCGACGCGTCGGCTGCCGCCGGTTGCGCAACCGCCACCGTGGTCGCCGCCGACCGACCGGCCGGCGAGTTCCAGCAGTCGACCGACCTCGTCGTGGTCGCCGGCGTGGCCCTCTACGTCACGCCGCGAGGTCGACGACGCCCGGTCACGCAGGCCGCAACGTTGCGTTCGTGGGCGAATCAGCCCATCGACGACACGGCGCTCGGTGCGCTCTACGTCGACGGCACCGCTACGCCATCGACGGCGCACGATCCGACGCCTGCCACAGCGAGTCCATTCGAACTCAACGCCGCGCAGCGGGCCGCGGTCGACGCCGTCGCCCGCCAACGCGTGACCGTGCTGTCGGGGCCGCCCGGCACCGGCAAGTCACAGACCGTCGCCGCCGTGGCCTTCGATCAGGTGCGGCACGGCCGATCGGTGCTCGTCGTCGCGCCGACCAACGCGTCGGTCTCGGCACTGACCGCGCTCATGGAACAAACGCCCGGGCCCGACCCGGTCGTGTTCGGTTCGACCGCGCACCGCGTGCAGGTCGCCAACCAACTCACCGAACACTCGAGCAACGTCCACGGCGACGACGAAGTCGAACGCCGCACAGCCGTGCGCGAGCAGGCGTTCGACGACGCGACCCGTCGGCGGTCCGCCATCGCCGAACTCCTCGCCGCCGAGTCGGCCGCCGACATCGACCCGGCTGAGCTGATGCTCGCCCGCGTCGAAGCCCCCGGTCTCTTCGAACAGCACACCGACCTCGACCGAGCTCGCGACCTCGCGCTGTCGGCCGCCGACGCCGAGCGCCGCGACCGCTCGTGGTGGTGCCGTCGCCGTGCACGCAAGGACCTCGAACGGCTGCACCGACTCTGCCGTTCGAGCGACGATCGAGCGCTCGACACGCTCACACGACACGTCGAGTTGGCGACCGCGCGCCGTCGCAGCGCCGAACTGCAGTCGTCGGGCGGGCTCGACCTCGCCGCACTCTGGGGTTCGCTCAGCGACGCGACCGACCGCCTGCGACACGCGAACGGTGCGCTCCTCCACGCCGTCACCCACCGGCGGGACCGCAGCGACCGCAGATCGCAGCGGGCCGTGGCCGCCGTCGCCGCGGCGTTGCGCGCCGGGCGCGAACGTCGCCGCGAACTGCTCGCCGAGGTCGACACCAGCGAACTCCTCGAGCCGCTCCCCCTCTGGGTGTCGACGCTGCGCGACGTCGACGACCTCCTGCCGATGCGCGCCGACATGTTCGACCTCGTCATCATCGACGAGGCCTCGCACATCGATCAGATCAGCGCCGCACCGGCGCTCCTGCGCGCCTCGTCGGCGCTCGTGGTCGGCGACCCGCGCCAGCTCCGACACGTCTCGTTCGTGGCGGCAACCCGCGTCGACGAGGCACTCGCGGCGCACGCGCTCGCCGGTCGTCCCGTCGCCGCGCAACTCGACGTCCAGCGCAACTCGCTGTTCGACGCGGCGGCCAGCGTGCAACCGCCGATGCTGCTCGACGAGCACTACCGCAGCGCGCCGCACCTGATCGACTTCTCGGCGCAGCGCTTCTACGACGGCAAGGTCGGCGTAGCCACTCGCCATCCGCGCAACGAACGCGACGACTGCATCGACGTGGTCGACGTCGACGGACGACGCGACGAGTCGGGAATCAACGTCGCCGAGATCGACACGATCATCGACCTCCTGCGCACGCGCGAATTGGTCGGCGAACAGCGCTCGGTCGGGGTGATCACCCCGTTCCGGGCGCAGGCCGATGCACTCGAGACTGCGTTGCGCGACGAGTTCGATCTGTCGCAGATCCAACAGCTCGACCTGCGCGTCGGCACGGTCCACGGCTTCCAGGGCTGCCAGCGCGACACCACCTACCTGTCGATGTGCCTCGACGACGACGCTCCCACCGGGAGCCGATCGTTCGTCGACGACCCGGCACTGTTCAACGTGATGGTGACGCGCGCTCGCCACAACGTCACCGTGGTGTCGAGCCTGCGCAGCGAGTTTCCCGATCTGTTCGCCGCGTACCTCCGCCATGCCGACGCGCCCACTGCGAGCGGCACCACGGTCGCACCCGATGCTCGGTCGTGGTCGGCGCGCGTCGTGACCGAGCTCCGCGACGCCGGGATCGACGTCCGCACCCGCTACCCCGTCGGCCGCCACGAGATCGACGCCGTCGTCGGCAACGGCGACCGGACTCTCGGGCTGATCTGCGGCGTGCACCCCGACGGCCCGGACGCGCACGTCGACCGGCACCTCGAGCTGAGCCGCCTCGGCTGGTCGATCCGCGAGGTGTTCGCGTCGCAGTGGGCCGACGAGCTGCCGACCTTCGCCGTCGAACTCCGCGCCTCGCTCCTCTGA
- a CDS encoding MazG nucleotide pyrophosphohydrolase domain-containing protein, with protein sequence MDFAELQDVIERTYGDRDRERGVSATVAWLAEEIGELAQAVRKGTPEQQLHEFGDVVAWVATLANQQGVDLNEAIQRFADGCPKCDAIPCAC encoded by the coding sequence ATGGACTTCGCTGAGTTGCAGGACGTGATCGAGCGGACGTATGGCGATCGCGATCGGGAGCGAGGCGTGTCGGCGACCGTGGCGTGGCTCGCCGAAGAGATCGGCGAACTCGCCCAGGCCGTGCGCAAAGGCACGCCGGAGCAGCAACTGCACGAGTTCGGGGACGTCGTCGCGTGGGTGGCGACGCTCGCCAATCAGCAGGGCGTCGATCTGAACGAGGCGATCCAGCGCTTCGCCGATGGCTGCCCGAAGTGCGACGCCATCCCCTGCGCCTGCTGA
- a CDS encoding aspartate-semialdehyde dehydrogenase → MAQISSTGLNVGIVGATGQVGSVMRRLLAERNFPVAELRFFASARSAGSTLTWGDHEIVVEDAEVADPSGLDIALFSAGATSSRAYADKFAAAGAVVIDNSSAFRMDPDVPLVVPEVNGHLAHNPPKGIIANPNCTTMACMPVLKPLHDEAGLTRLIASTYQATSGSGLAGVEELHEQVRKVADRADELTHDGSALEFPEPSKFARTIAFNTLPMCGSVVDDGLGETDEEKKLRNESRKILDIPDLLVSGTCVRVPVFTGHSLSINAEFANPISVERAYELLDGAPGVVVSEIPNALEAAGADPSYVGRIRADEGAPGGRGLAMFVSNDNLRKGAALNALQIAEVIQQAR, encoded by the coding sequence ATGGCACAGATCTCCTCAACGGGGTTGAACGTCGGCATCGTGGGCGCCACCGGTCAGGTCGGCAGCGTGATGCGACGGCTCCTCGCCGAACGCAACTTCCCCGTCGCCGAACTCCGGTTCTTCGCCTCTGCCCGCTCGGCCGGCAGCACCCTGACCTGGGGTGACCACGAGATTGTCGTCGAAGACGCCGAGGTCGCCGACCCGTCGGGCCTCGACATCGCGCTCTTCTCGGCGGGCGCCACGTCGTCGCGTGCCTACGCCGACAAGTTCGCCGCCGCGGGCGCCGTCGTGATCGACAACTCCTCCGCGTTCCGCATGGACCCCGACGTGCCGCTCGTGGTGCCCGAGGTCAACGGCCATCTGGCGCACAACCCGCCGAAGGGGATCATCGCCAACCCGAACTGCACCACCATGGCGTGCATGCCGGTGCTCAAGCCGCTGCACGACGAGGCCGGCCTCACCCGCCTCATCGCCTCGACCTACCAGGCCACGTCGGGCTCGGGTCTGGCCGGTGTCGAAGAACTGCACGAGCAGGTTCGCAAGGTCGCCGACCGTGCCGACGAACTCACCCACGACGGTTCGGCGCTCGAGTTCCCCGAGCCGTCGAAGTTCGCTCGCACGATCGCGTTCAACACGCTGCCCATGTGCGGTTCGGTCGTCGACGACGGCCTCGGCGAGACCGACGAGGAGAAGAAGCTCCGCAACGAGAGCCGCAAGATCCTCGACATCCCCGACCTGCTCGTGTCGGGCACCTGCGTGCGCGTCCCGGTGTTCACCGGGCACTCGCTGTCGATCAACGCCGAGTTCGCCAACCCGATCTCGGTCGAGCGGGCCTACGAACTGCTCGACGGAGCCCCGGGTGTGGTCGTGTCGGAGATCCCCAACGCGCTCGAAGCCGCAGGTGCCGACCCGAGCTACGTCGGTCGTATCCGTGCCGACGAAGGCGCTCCCGGCGGTCGTGGCCTGGCGATGTTCGTCAGCAACGACAACCTGCGCAAGGGCGCCGCACTCAACGCCCTCCAGATCGCCGAAGTCATCCAGCAGGCCCGCTGA
- a CDS encoding class I SAM-dependent methyltransferase, with protein MSRRGQLVPWKSAGRITERETSADEVVQTTGWVFNNETGSSLTLEQFVATGDQEVPSYLTIFGLRSPDTETQSMIEIGCGIGRMTCAFTREFGSVIGSDLDAGFLERCHETVSRFGKVDRLETLHVADGRSLDMPPNSVDLAFSYITFQHCDPDDALELTSEAVRVTKPGGKVALNYRGRSRIDTVVLPIGQFVRTLFRIPGFGSWLARRRFFARLGWQANRLTPDEIIGPLSPLLKDVEVWRNPKSKITGYKASIKEFDGINKHHYWIVATPR; from the coding sequence GTGAGTCGTCGCGGTCAACTCGTCCCCTGGAAGTCAGCTGGTCGTATCACCGAGCGTGAGACCAGCGCAGACGAGGTCGTGCAGACCACCGGGTGGGTGTTCAACAACGAAACCGGCTCGTCGCTCACGCTCGAACAGTTCGTGGCCACCGGCGACCAGGAGGTGCCGTCGTACCTCACGATCTTCGGGTTGCGCAGCCCCGACACCGAGACGCAATCGATGATCGAGATCGGTTGCGGCATCGGCCGGATGACCTGCGCGTTCACTCGTGAGTTCGGATCGGTCATCGGCTCCGACCTCGACGCCGGCTTCCTCGAACGCTGCCACGAGACGGTGAGCCGCTTCGGCAAGGTCGACCGCCTCGAAACGCTCCACGTCGCCGACGGCCGCTCGCTCGACATGCCGCCGAACTCCGTCGACCTGGCGTTCAGCTACATCACGTTCCAGCACTGCGATCCCGACGATGCGTTGGAGCTCACCTCCGAGGCCGTCCGCGTCACCAAGCCCGGCGGGAAGGTCGCGCTCAACTACCGCGGTCGCAGCCGCATCGACACCGTGGTGCTTCCGATCGGTCAGTTCGTGCGCACCCTGTTCCGCATCCCCGGGTTCGGGTCGTGGCTGGCACGTCGGCGCTTCTTCGCTCGGCTCGGCTGGCAGGCCAACCGCCTCACGCCCGACGAGATCATCGGCCCACTGTCGCCGCTGCTCAAAGACGTCGAGGTGTGGCGCAACCCGAAGTCGAAGATCACCGGCTACAAGGCCAGCATCAAAGAGTTCGACGGCATCAACAAGCACCACTACTGGATCGTCGCCACCCCGCGCTGA
- a CDS encoding NAD(P)-binding protein has product MLETDYLVIGAGAMGMAFADVLLTETDARVVLVDRHAKPGGHWNDAYPFVRLHQPSAFYGVNSRPLGADRIDTHGWNAGLYELASGAEVLAYYDQVMHQQFLPSGRVEYFPMSSYEPDADGGDVHEFRSLVTGEVHQVRARTLVDATYMNVSVPSQRPPAYDVADGAFCAPLNALPSTRSPHDGFVVIGAGKTGADACLWLLANGVDPDTIRWIMPRDSWYLDRAVIQPGDGFDESTAAFGRSFQHAAESTSIDDLFDRLEADGALLRLDPEVEPTMYRCSTVTQAELEQLRRIEHVVRLGRVRSIGVDEIVLDEGTIPTTPNTFHVDCSADGLERRPPVAVFDAASSRITLQTVRHCQQVFSAAFIAHVEAAYDDIEKKNALCTVVPHPDTALDWLRTMHGNIMNMATWSAEPELIEWLANARLDGFSQPGEPSAATVAARETAMGFALPALEKLQAYLQRGVATIQ; this is encoded by the coding sequence ATGCTCGAGACCGACTACCTGGTGATCGGTGCCGGGGCGATGGGCATGGCCTTCGCCGACGTGCTGCTGACCGAGACCGATGCCCGGGTCGTGCTGGTCGACCGCCACGCCAAGCCCGGCGGACACTGGAACGACGCCTACCCGTTCGTGCGACTCCACCAGCCGTCGGCGTTCTACGGGGTCAACTCGCGACCGCTCGGCGCGGATCGGATCGACACGCACGGCTGGAACGCCGGGCTCTACGAGTTGGCGTCGGGTGCCGAAGTGCTCGCGTACTACGACCAGGTGATGCACCAGCAGTTCCTGCCGTCGGGGCGAGTCGAGTACTTCCCGATGTCGAGCTACGAGCCCGACGCCGACGGTGGAGACGTCCACGAGTTCCGGTCGCTGGTGACCGGCGAGGTGCACCAGGTGCGAGCTCGCACGCTCGTCGACGCGACCTACATGAACGTGTCGGTGCCGTCGCAGCGTCCGCCCGCCTATGACGTGGCCGACGGCGCGTTCTGCGCGCCGCTCAACGCGCTGCCGTCGACGCGGTCACCCCACGACGGCTTCGTCGTGATCGGTGCCGGCAAGACCGGCGCCGACGCGTGCCTCTGGCTGCTCGCCAACGGCGTCGACCCCGACACGATCCGCTGGATCATGCCGCGCGACTCCTGGTATCTCGACCGAGCCGTCATCCAGCCCGGTGACGGGTTCGACGAATCGACCGCCGCCTTCGGCCGCAGCTTCCAGCACGCCGCCGAGTCCACGTCGATCGACGACCTCTTCGATCGCCTCGAAGCCGACGGCGCACTGCTGCGCCTCGACCCCGAGGTCGAGCCGACGATGTACCGCTGCTCGACCGTCACGCAGGCCGAACTCGAACAGCTCCGGCGCATCGAGCACGTCGTCCGCCTCGGTCGGGTGCGCTCGATCGGCGTCGACGAGATCGTGCTCGACGAGGGCACGATTCCGACCACGCCGAACACGTTCCACGTCGACTGCTCCGCCGACGGTCTCGAACGGCGGCCGCCCGTCGCGGTGTTCGACGCCGCATCGAGCCGGATCACGCTGCAGACGGTCAGGCACTGCCAGCAGGTGTTCAGCGCGGCGTTCATCGCGCACGTCGAAGCCGCCTACGACGACATCGAGAAGAAGAACGCGCTGTGCACCGTGGTGCCGCATCCCGACACCGCGCTCGACTGGCTGCGCACCATGCACGGCAACATCATGAACATGGCGACCTGGTCGGCTGAGCCGGAGCTGATCGAGTGGCTGGCCAACGCCCGACTCGACGGATTCTCACAGCCCGGCGAGCCATCGGCCGCAACGGTCGCGGCACGAGAGACGGCGATGGGATTCGCCCTGCCCGCACTCGAAAAGCTGCAGGCGTATCTTCAGCGCGGGGTGGCGACGATCCAGTAG